A window from Eubalaena glacialis isolate mEubGla1 chromosome 1, mEubGla1.1.hap2.+ XY, whole genome shotgun sequence encodes these proteins:
- the NKX6-2 gene encoding homeobox protein Nkx-6.2, protein MGPSWSARPAGARADGGGAGQWPGRGRRQPISARAAWGPRGYQRVRPARRGAAPTGPGAATAHPAREPPPALAPAIRAVGARAPSPRCSRRPPGSCANFPGRRARAAAAGPGWAPGPAAAAPMDANRPGAFVLSSAPLAALHNMAEMKTSLFPYALQGPAGFKAPALGGLGAQLPLGTPHGISDILGRPVGAAGGGLLGGLPRLNGLASSAGVYFGPAAAVARGYPKPLAELPGRPPIFWPGVVQGSPWRDPRLAGPAQASGVLDKDGKKKHSRPTFSGQQIFALEKTFEQTKYLAGPERARLAYSLGMTESQVKVWFQNRRTKWRKRHAAEMASAKKKQDSDAEKLKVGDSDAEDDDEYNRPLDPNSDDEKITRLLKKHKPSNLALVSPCGGGAGDAS, encoded by the exons ATGGGCCCTTCATGGAGTGCGCGGCCAGCGGGGGCGCGCGCAGACGGCGGGGGCGCTGGCCAATGGCCGGGCCGCGGTCGCCGGCAGCCAATCAGCGCGCGCGCCGCCTGGGGGccccgcggttatcagcgcgtcCGGCCCGCGCGGCGCGGCGCCGCTCCGACCGGCCCCGGAGCCGCCACCGCCCACCCCGCGCGGGAGCCGCCGCCCGCCCTCGCGCCCGCCATCCGCGCCGTCGGCGCCCGCGCCCCGAGCCCCCGCTGCAGCCGGCGCCCGCCCGGGTCGTGCGCAAACTTCCCGGGCCggcgggcgcgggcggcggcggcggggcctgGATGGGCGCCcgggccggcggcggcggcgcccatGGACGCTAACCGCCCGGGCGCGTTCGTGCTGAGCAGCGCGCCGCTGGCCGCGCTACACAACATGGCCGAGATGAAGACGTCGCTGTTCCCGTACGCGCTGCAGGGCCCGGCCGGCTTCAAGGCGCCCGCGCTGGGCGGCCTGGGCGCGCAGCTGCCGCTCGGCACCCCGCACGGCATCAGCGACATCCTGGGGCGGCCCGTGGGCGCGGCGGGCGGCGGCCTCCTGGGCGGCCTGCCCCGTCTCAATGGGCTCGCCTCGTCGGCCGGCGTCTACTTCGGGCCCGCGGCCGCCGTGGCGCGCGGCTACCCCAAGCCTCTGGCCGAGCTGCCCGGGCGCCCGCCAATCTTCTGGCCCGGCGTGGTGCAGGGCTCGCCCTGGAGGGACCCGCGCCTGGCCGGCCCGG CCCAGGCCAGCGGGGTCCTGGACAAGGACGGCAAGAAGAAGCACTCGCGGCCGACCTTCTCGGGCCAGCAGATCTTCGCGCTGGAGAAGACTTTCGAGCAGACCAAGTACCTGGCGGGGCCGGAGCGCGCGCGCCTCGCCTACTCCCTGGGCATGACCGAGAGCCAAGTCAAG GTGTGGTTCCAGAACCGGCGGACAAAGTGGCGCAAGCGGCACGCCGCGGAGATGGCGTCGGCCAAGAAGAAGCAGGACTCGGACGCAGAGAAGCTGAAGGTGGGCGACTCGGACGCGGAGGACGACGACGAGTACAACCGGCCCCTGGACCCCAACTCGGACGACGAGAAGATCACGCGGCTGCTCAAGAAGCACAAACCCTCGAACTTGGCGCTGGTCAGCCCgtgcggcggcggcgcgggggaCGCCTCGTGA